From the genome of bacterium:
CCCGGGTGCGGAGCCGCACGCGACGCAACCGGATGGCCAGGTGCCGCAACTGTTCCTCGGTCGCCTCGCGCCGGCGGTCCAGCCCCTGAACCTCGTCGGCCATCCGCCGTTCACGATGTCTGACCTGCCGCAGCCGCTGGCGCTCGTTCTCGAGCTGCCGCCGAAGGCGCGACAGCTCCTCCTGCCGGGACGATAGGGGCGCGGACGAGGCGGCGATGGCCTCCTGCATCCCGGCCCCCACGGCAACCGCCAGCAGCAGCGCCGCCGTCACCAGCCGGATCCCAGTAGGTCCGCTCATGCCCGGAGGTACCTACGCATGCCTATCTCGCTTCCCGCTATCCCGACGGCAATGCCCAGTAACCAAACCACGGCCAAGGCTCCCGGCAGAGCGTCGCGGGGCGGCAGAACCGGCAGGAACGGCAGTGAGCCCGCGATCTGGACCGCCAGGTAGGCGTAGACCGCTACCAGAACCGCGGTTGCCGCCAGGGCCGCGGCGGCTCCCTGCAACACGCCTTCCAGAACGAACGGGCCCCGGATGAATCCCGGCGTGGCGCCCACCAGCGTCATGATCTCGATCTCCTGACGCCTGGCCGCGATCGTCAGCCGGATCGTGTTCAGGACAATCAGCAGCGCCGCGGCGAACAGCGCCCCGGCCAAGGCGGCTCCGGTGATCCGGACGGCGCGCGTCAGCGCCACGATTCGATCCACCACCGGCGTCCCGTACAGCACCTCCTCGACGCCCGCAATCCGCTCCAGCGAAGCGGCGACCGCGCGTACCTGCCCGGCGCCGCTGGCGCGAACCTCGATCGAATCCGGCAACGGGTTCCTCTTGAGGTGCGAGCCCACCGAAGCCAGCGATCCGTAGGTCTTCTGTAACCGCCGCAGGGCTTCGGCGCGCCCGACCAGCTCGGCGGCGCGAACCCCTGGTAGATCCTTGGCAGCGGCCAGCACGCGGTGCTGTTGCTGGAGGGTGAGATCCCTCCGGAAGAGCCCCACTATCTCGACCTGCGACTCAAGGACGGAGGCCAGGTGCGCCAGGTTGACAGACGCCAGGACGCCGCCTCCGGCTACCATAAGCGCGATGGCGATGGTGGTGGTCGCAGCCACGGCCATCAGGCCGTTGCGGCGCAGGCCGCCGATAGCATCGCGCAGGGCTTCCCCCCGCGCCCAGGGCCACCCGCGCGCCCGGAGCGCGCGACGGGCGGCCTCCGTCTCAGCGGGCTGTCTGGTAGAGGCCTCTTGACTCATCGCGCATGACACGACCGGCGTGCAACTCGACCACGCGCCGTCGCAGCACGTCCACTAGCGTGCTGTTGTGGGTGGTCATCAAGACGGTCGTCCCTCGCAGATTGACGGCGCCGAGGAGCTGCATGATCTCCCAGGCCGCCTCGGGATCAAGGTTGCCGGTGGGCTCGTCCGCCAACACTATCGGCGGCCGTGTTACGATCGCACGGGCCAGACAGACGCGCTGCTGCTCTCCCCCCGAGAGTCTGGCCGGCGGGTCGTCCGCACGGTGGGCCATACCAACGGTCTCCAGCGCCCACCGGACGCGCGGCGCGATCTCCACCCGGTCGGTTTCGGTAACCCGCAGCGCGAACGCCACGTTGTCGGCCACGGAACGGTCGGACAGCAGCTTGAACTCCTGAAAGACGACGCCCAACCTGCGTCGCAGTAAGGGCACCTGGGAGTCGGGTAGCGAGCAGAGGTCTAGCCCGTCCACCTCCACCCCCCCGGCCGTGGGACGCTCGATCCGCTGGATGAGCCTGAGAACTGTGGACTTCCCGCTGCCCGTGGGACCCACCAGAAATACGAACTCACCGCGCTCTATCCGCAGTGAGACATCCTGCAGGGCGACCACGCCGGTGGGATATCGCTTTCCGACGCCGTCGAGGTTGATCATAGCTGCTCCGACGAAAAGGTGCGTCCAGTGCTTCGACGTTTCCTTCTTGCAATGCTTCTACTAATGCTTCTACGCCGCGGCACGGCGGTCCTGCCGCCCGATCAGGACACGGTTAGGTCCCAGGCCGCGAGATCCCCCAGCAGGCGCTCGCTTGTCATGTTGAGGTGGATCGGCGTCACCGAGATGTACCCGGCCTTCACCGCCCAACTGTCCGTCCCTTCCTCATCGCCCAGGGGTCCGGGCTCCCCGGCCAGCCAGTAGTACGGCCTCCCTCGCGGGTCCGTGCGCCTCTCCAGTTGCGATAGGTAGCGACGCGAACCCTGACGGGTAACCGCCACCCCTCTCAGCCGTTCCGGCGGGAGGTTCGGTACGTTCACGTTGATCAGCGCATCCGCGGGCAGCGCGCGTTCCACGACCAGCCGCGACAGCCGTTCGGCGAACCCGGCGGCCACCTCGAACCGGACTTCCACGAAGGCCGCCACCGAGACCGCCACGCTGGGAATCCCCATGATCGCGCCTTCCATCGCGCCGGAAACGGTGCCTGAATAGGTGAGGTCGCGGCCCAGGTTTGGACCGACGTTTATGCCCGAGACCACCACGTCCGGCCTCCAGCCCAGGAGATCGAGCACGCCGAGTATTACGCAGTCCGCGGGCGTGCCGTTGGTTGCCCAGGCGGTCACCCCTTCCGGAAAAACCCCTGAGCGCCAGGCGCGCAGCGGCTTGTGCAGCGTGACCGCGTGCCCGGTGGCGCTGCGCTCGTGCTCAGGGGCCACAACCACGGTCTCGTGATGTGGCGCAAAGGCCTCGGCCAGGGCGTGCAGGCCCGGTGAGTGGATTCCGTCGTCGTTGGTGAGCAGGATCCGCATCTTCCCTCGTTTCCATCAGCACGACTCTGCTAGGCGGCTTCGACCGCCGCGGCCACGTAGCCCACTACCGCACCCATCTCGCCGGAGACCTCTCCGGAAGTGGAGTATTGAAGGATCTCGACGCGGCCGCATCCAAGGCGGCGCGCGGCCTCGAGTACCGCCGCGGCCGGACCCACCCCGCACATCGTGATCCCTCGGTGCCGCACTTCCCGCAGCAGGCGACCCCCATCACCGGAAGCCAGCGCCTCGATGGCGATTCGGTCCACCAGAACAGCGCGCTCATGCGGTAGCTGGTGACTCAGGTCAGTCGAGGCGATGAGAACCGCGTCGCGGCCCGCCAGGGCCGTAACGAGCGCGCAGGCCAGGTGCTCCACTGTGGCCGCATCCTGGTCGGCCATCACGATCGGCACGACCGGTCCATCATAGCCCATGAACTGCAGGAAAGGAAGTTGGACCTCGATGGAGTGCTCCTGGCGGTGGCCTCGGGCATCCAGCGGGATGCCTCCGCGCTGCAGCGCCTCCTTGACGGGATGGTCGGTGGGGATCTCCCTCAGCGGACCCTGCCAGCATTCCTCCGGGGACAGCGCCGATGGCGAACCGGCGCCGCTGTGATCGGGACCTATCACCACGATGACCCCCGGCCGGCGCGCCTCTGCCAGGCGCAGGTAGGCGTGGGCCGCAACCGGCCCCGAATAGGTCAGTCCGGCATGGGGAACCACGAGTGCCGCCACGCGACCCGTGCCCCAGGGTTCCGGAAGGCGCCCGGGGCCCAGCGGGTGCCTGAAGCACCACTCCACCTGTCGGCGCAGCCCGCCGGGGTCGGCGCTGTAGAACACGCCACTGACGGCGGCAGGGCGAGCGCGCCCGCCGGCCAAGCTACTCCCCCGGAGGCTCCCCGGCGCCGGCCTCCGGTAGCACGGCACCTGCCAGCCAGTCGAGATAGGCAGCCGACCCTCCCCTGATGGGGAGAGCAACCACCTCCGGCACCGTGTACGAATGGAGGCCCGCCACGCGCGCCACCAGGTCGGTCAGGAGGTGACGGGCGGTCTTGATCACGAGCAGCAGTTCGTCCGCGCGCTCGACCCGATCCTGCCAGCGGTACACCGAGCGCACCCCGGGCACCACGTTCACGCAGGCAGCCAGCCGTTCTTCCACCAACGCCGCTGCCACGCGATCCGCCTCATCACGGCCGCCGGCGGTAACCAGCACAACCAGAGGTTCGCTCATCGCTAGTCCTGCTCGCGCCACCAATCCGGCGACACGTCACGCAGCGACCTGGCCTTTCGGGGGGCGGGGCGCGTACCGGTCCGCTCCTTGGCCACCCGCGCGCGAAGCTGTTCGAACTCGCGTAGGTCGGTCAGAACCTTCAGCGTGTTCCAGACGGCTTCTTCCAGGTGCTCGCCGCCCTCGCGCTGCACCAGCAACACGAGCGGCTCGATCACACGCTTGTTGCGAAGCTTGCCAAGGATGCGTATCGCCAGCCGCTTTACCTCAACGTCCTCATCCTCAAGCGAGGCAATGAACTGATCCAAGGCACCGTCGCCGAAGAGGGCAAAGAGGGCTCTCAGAGCGAATCGCCGCACCTTGGGCACGGGGTTCTCAAGCGCCACGCGCAGTTGCTCGATAACCTCGTTACGCGGGCGACCCCCCAGAGCCTCCACTACCATGCGCGTGGGGCTGACCTCGCGGTCGACATGGACGCCCTCGCCGCCGTCCTGGACACCGCGCTCCTCCAGACGGGCCAAGGTGGCCACCACCGCTTCCTGCATGCGCTGATCGCGAAGGAACAGGTCCACCAGGGGCCGTATGATGCGCTGATCCCCGACGCGCCCCAGGACCGAGATCGCCGTGGCCCTGATGCTCTGGCTCTCCTGCTCCACTGCCTCGAGGAGCGTCTCAATCGCGCGTGGCCCCACCTCGATAAGGATCTTCATGACCTGTGCGCCGATCTTGCGCCGCAACACCTTGTCCTCACAGGTGGCCAGCAGCGGTCCAACCGCATCTGGCCCAATCCGCATGAGGGCCTCGGTGGCCGCCAGTTGCAGCGACCTCTCACGGCGGGCAAGAACGCGGATCAGCGGCTCCACCGCGCCCCGGTCGCGCAGGTCGCGCAGGCCGTTCACGGCCTGGAGGACCACCTGCTCGCTTCGGTCCGCAAGCGCGGCACGCAGGGCCTCGCCGGCGGCGGACCCGCTGATGCGCTTGAGGGCCACGACGGCGCTCTTGCGCACGTATTCGTCGGAGTCTTGCAGGGCGCGCGCCAGCGCCGGCACGGCGGACTCGTCGCCGAGCTTGCCGAGCGCGTGCGCCGCGTCGCTGCGAACGGTCACATCGTGGCTCTCGAGCTGCTGCAGGTAGCGCTGTAGCTCGTCGGCCTTGCCGGCCTCCGGCATGAACATTCCTCCTGTTGGACGCAGGGGTACTGCGTGGCACCTTCTGCGCCTATTATGTACTATTCTGCGGCAACGCACCACGGTCCTGCTCATGGGCTGAAGCCCCTGCCCTGCTTGCGTCTCCGGCCGTGCTCCCGTATACTGATGCCAATGGGTGATAGAGCCATCTTACGCTTTGCCCACGAGAGCGAAGAGGAACTGGCGCGAATCCTAGACTTCTACGGCATTCGCTGGGAGTACGAGCCCCGCTCTTTCCCTCTGGACTGGGATGAACAGGGGCGCGTGGTCGAGAGCTTCAGCCCGGACTTCTACCTCCCCGATTTCGACCTGTACATCGAGCTGACCACCCTGAAGCAGAGTCTTGTAACCAGGAAGAATCGTAAGCTGCGGCGGCTGCGCGACCTCTACCCCAACGTACGGGTCAAGATGTTCTACGGCAGAGACTTCCGGAACCTGTTGGTCAAGTACGACCTGCACCCCAGCGCAGCGCCCTGATGGCGACGCCCGAGATCAGCCAGGTGCTCCTAACCGAGGAGCAGATCCGCGTGCGGGTGCGCGACCTGGCGGCCGAAATAGACCGTGACTACGCGGGGCGCGCCTTGCTGATGGTGACGGTCCTCAAAGGCGCGCTCTACTTTCTGGCCGATCTCACCCGGGCGATGGAGATACCGCTGGCCATTGACTTCATGGCCATCAGCTCCTACCGGGGCGGCAAGGGCCCCTCGGGCGCCGTCCGCCTCATCAAGGACCTCGACGAGGACCTAACCGGCCGGCACGTGCTGCTGGTAGAGGACATAATTGATACGGGCCTCACGGCCTCCTACATCCTGCGAGCCCTCCAGGCGCGCGACCCGGCCGACCTGGCGATCTGCACGCTGCTTGACAAGACCGCACGGCGGATAGCCCACACACTGCCGATCCGCTACCGCGGGTTCGAGGTGCCCGACCTGTTCCTGGTCGGCTACGGCCTGGACTACCGGCAGTTCCACAGGAACCTCCCGTACGTCGGCGTGATCGGAGACGACTTTCTGCGACGCGAGCCCGCGTCCTCCTGAATCGGCGACTGGGGGACGCCGAAACGTATGACGCGAGAGCAAACTCCCGCTACTCCAGCCGACACCGCTCCTGTCGGTTTGTCCGAATTGCTCCTCCTGCGGGACATCAAGAAGACCTTCCCGGGCGTGGTGGCCAACGACGGGGTGACACTGCGGGTACGGGCCGGGGAAGTCCATGCCTTGCTCGGCGAGAACGGCGCCGGCAAAACCACCCTGATGAACGTACTGTACGGAATCCATCAGCCCGACGGCGGCGAGATCTGGCTGCGGGGGCGGCAGGTGTGCATTCGGTCGCCCCGCGATGCCCTGGCGCTCGGCATCGGCATGGTCCCCCAGCACTTCCTCCTGGTCCGTAGGCACACCGTCGCCGAGAACGTCGCTCTCGGGCTTCCGGGGGTGGGTTTCATCGCTCCGACCCGGCAGGTCGAACCGCGGATAAGAGAAATGGCAGACCGGTACGGCTTGTCGGTGGATCCCCGGGCCTACATCTGGCAGCTCTCACCCAGTGAGCAGCAGCGTGTTGAGATCATCAAGGTACTGATCCGGGGAGCGAAGATTCTCATCCTGGACGAGCCCACGAGCGTGCTCACCCCGCAGGAGGCCCACGCGCTGTTCGAGGTGTTGCGCCGGATGAAGCTGGAGGGCCACGCGGTAATCTTCATCTCGCACAAGCTGGATGAGGTCGCCGAGATCGCCGACCGCGTGACCGTCATGCGCAAGGGGCGGGGAGTGGCCACGCTGCCGGTCGCGGAGACCGACAGGCGCCTTCTGGCGCGGCTGATGGTCGGCCGGGACGTGGAGTTCCGGCTCACCAAGGAGGAGCGCACCCCCGACGGTGAGGCGATCGTCGTTGAGAATCTTGCGGCCAAGAACGATCGCGGCCTACCGGCCCTGCGGGGGATCTCCCTCACCGTGCACCGGGGAGAGATCCTGGGCATCGCCGGCGTGGCGGGAAACGGTCAGCGCGAATTGGTGGAGGTAGTAACCGGGCTGCGCCCTGCAACCGGCGGCCGCATCACGGTACGGGGGAAGGACGTCACCAACCTGTCCGCGCGCGCGGTGCACGGGGCAGGCGTGGCACACATCCCCGAGGACCGGATGCGCATGGGAATCGTGCCGGGCATGTCGGTCGCCGAGAACCTGGCGCTTCGGGACTACCGCCACCCGCCGTTCTCCCGCGGGCCTGTGATGGACCGCAGGGCGATAGAGGAGTTCGCACGCCGGATGATCGCTGAGTACGAGATCGTCGCCCCAGGGCCCGCCACCCCGACGCGGCTGCTCTCCGGGGGGAACATCCAGAAGCTGATTCTCAGCCGCGAGCTGTCGGGCCATCCCGACGTGATCGTAGCGGCTCACCCCACCTCCGGGCTGGACGTCAGCGCCACGGAGCAGATCCACCGGCTGCTCCTGCGGCACCGTGGGGAAGGGGCAGCGGTTCTCCTGGTGTCTGAGGATCTGGACGAGATCCTGGCGCTGTCCGACCGCGTCGCGGTGCTGTTTTCGGGCGAGAT
Proteins encoded in this window:
- the ftsX gene encoding permease-like cell division protein FtsX, which gives rise to MSQEASTRQPAETEAARRALRARGWPWARGEALRDAIGGLRRNGLMAVAATTTIAIALMVAGGGVLASVNLAHLASVLESQVEIVGLFRRDLTLQQQHRVLAAAKDLPGVRAAELVGRAEALRRLQKTYGSLASVGSHLKRNPLPDSIEVRASGAGQVRAVAASLERIAGVEEVLYGTPVVDRIVALTRAVRITGAALAGALFAAALLIVLNTIRLTIAARRQEIEIMTLVGATPGFIRGPFVLEGVLQGAAAALAATAVLVAVYAYLAVQIAGSLPFLPVLPPRDALPGALAVVWLLGIAVGIAGSEIGMRRYLRA
- the ftsE gene encoding cell division ATP-binding protein FtsE encodes the protein MINLDGVGKRYPTGVVALQDVSLRIERGEFVFLVGPTGSGKSTVLRLIQRIERPTAGGVEVDGLDLCSLPDSQVPLLRRRLGVVFQEFKLLSDRSVADNVAFALRVTETDRVEIAPRVRWALETVGMAHRADDPPARLSGGEQQRVCLARAIVTRPPIVLADEPTGNLDPEAAWEIMQLLGAVNLRGTTVLMTTHNSTLVDVLRRRVVELHAGRVMRDESRGLYQTAR
- the surE gene encoding 5'/3'-nucleotidase SurE; translation: MRILLTNDDGIHSPGLHALAEAFAPHHETVVVAPEHERSATGHAVTLHKPLRAWRSGVFPEGVTAWATNGTPADCVILGVLDLLGWRPDVVVSGINVGPNLGRDLTYSGTVSGAMEGAIMGIPSVAVSVAAFVEVRFEVAAGFAERLSRLVVERALPADALINVNVPNLPPERLRGVAVTRQGSRRYLSQLERRTDPRGRPYYWLAGEPGPLGDEEGTDSWAVKAGYISVTPIHLNMTSERLLGDLAAWDLTVS
- the amrB gene encoding AmmeMemoRadiSam system protein B, coding for MAGGRARPAAVSGVFYSADPGGLRRQVEWCFRHPLGPGRLPEPWGTGRVAALVVPHAGLTYSGPVAAHAYLRLAEARRPGVIVVIGPDHSGAGSPSALSPEECWQGPLREIPTDHPVKEALQRGGIPLDARGHRQEHSIEVQLPFLQFMGYDGPVVPIVMADQDAATVEHLACALVTALAGRDAVLIASTDLSHQLPHERAVLVDRIAIEALASGDGGRLLREVRHRGITMCGVGPAAAVLEAARRLGCGRVEILQYSTSGEVSGEMGAVVGYVAAAVEAA
- the cutA gene encoding divalent-cation tolerance protein CutA, which gives rise to MSEPLVVLVTAGGRDEADRVAAALVEERLAACVNVVPGVRSVYRWQDRVERADELLLVIKTARHLLTDLVARVAGLHSYTVPEVVALPIRGGSAAYLDWLAGAVLPEAGAGEPPGE
- a CDS encoding HEAT repeat domain-containing protein is translated as MPEAGKADELQRYLQQLESHDVTVRSDAAHALGKLGDESAVPALARALQDSDEYVRKSAVVALKRISGSAAGEALRAALADRSEQVVLQAVNGLRDLRDRGAVEPLIRVLARRERSLQLAATEALMRIGPDAVGPLLATCEDKVLRRKIGAQVMKILIEVGPRAIETLLEAVEQESQSIRATAISVLGRVGDQRIIRPLVDLFLRDQRMQEAVVATLARLEERGVQDGGEGVHVDREVSPTRMVVEALGGRPRNEVIEQLRVALENPVPKVRRFALRALFALFGDGALDQFIASLEDEDVEVKRLAIRILGKLRNKRVIEPLVLLVQREGGEHLEEAVWNTLKVLTDLREFEQLRARVAKERTGTRPAPRKARSLRDVSPDWWREQD
- the hpt gene encoding hypoxanthine phosphoribosyltransferase; this encodes MATPEISQVLLTEEQIRVRVRDLAAEIDRDYAGRALLMVTVLKGALYFLADLTRAMEIPLAIDFMAISSYRGGKGPSGAVRLIKDLDEDLTGRHVLLVEDIIDTGLTASYILRALQARDPADLAICTLLDKTARRIAHTLPIRYRGFEVPDLFLVGYGLDYRQFHRNLPYVGVIGDDFLRREPASS
- a CDS encoding ABC transporter ATP-binding protein, whose translation is MTREQTPATPADTAPVGLSELLLLRDIKKTFPGVVANDGVTLRVRAGEVHALLGENGAGKTTLMNVLYGIHQPDGGEIWLRGRQVCIRSPRDALALGIGMVPQHFLLVRRHTVAENVALGLPGVGFIAPTRQVEPRIREMADRYGLSVDPRAYIWQLSPSEQQRVEIIKVLIRGAKILILDEPTSVLTPQEAHALFEVLRRMKLEGHAVIFISHKLDEVAEIADRVTVMRKGRGVATLPVAETDRRLLARLMVGRDVEFRLTKEERTPDGEAIVVENLAAKNDRGLPALRGISLTVHRGEILGIAGVAGNGQRELVEVVTGLRPATGGRITVRGKDVTNLSARAVHGAGVAHIPEDRMRMGIVPGMSVAENLALRDYRHPPFSRGPVMDRRAIEEFARRMIAEYEIVAPGPATPTRLLSGGNIQKLILSRELSGHPDVIVAAHPTSGLDVSATEQIHRLLLRHRGEGAAVLLVSEDLDEILALSDRVAVLFSGEIAGVVDAAQFDRERIGLLMMGQRA